A section of the Streptomyces sp. CG1 genome encodes:
- a CDS encoding pentapeptide repeat-containing protein — protein MATTFMNVPIDPGYPLCEAPTDGCRGRQLPESERCLAHASTSERAAYFASLGSGADVDHSGTRISRADLSELRAAVTDAGTGRARLGKATFHKAVFTDSADFSRVDFTGRAVFADAEFHNRCDFTNAVFGKAARFTSVEFRRTQDDSATFRRTVFNETVDFREASFAAQAEFDQAVFEREALFQSSKFETVGHFSRCLFKGVAEFRNTVFEKAVFAGSSFEAARELGPIVGTQELNLVEARFHTAVTIKAAVPQLRCERTIWDSSASLLLRYATVHLEEASLVSPFAITHAPVPWGGTNPAEAALIAAHPTDSEYPKIASLRGVDATHVVLTDTDLTSCRFMGAFHLDQLQLRGRTRFAQPPTGWRFSWRRGPYRWTRRRTLAEEQYWRRLNWPEWPPHVPPSAVQNQPGTEDVAGLYRQLRKGLEDAKDEPGAADFYYGEMEMRRHDVVDTNGWVRWLLWLYWAVSGYGLRPSRAIAFLLTLMSASVLALALWGLPDDSPKAKTTGTLPVAGQQLQLTTDTPDPRLSLPYSQRVTGDRIGKAAPIVFNSVVFRSSGQSLTALGSWIEMTTRLVEPALLGLTVLAARGRVKR, from the coding sequence GTGGCCACCACCTTCATGAATGTGCCGATAGACCCTGGCTACCCACTGTGCGAAGCGCCGACCGACGGCTGCCGCGGCCGACAACTGCCCGAGTCCGAGAGGTGTCTGGCGCACGCGAGTACATCGGAGCGAGCAGCATATTTTGCGAGTCTTGGCTCCGGTGCGGACGTCGATCACAGCGGAACCCGGATCAGCCGGGCCGACCTGTCGGAACTCCGGGCTGCGGTGACCGACGCCGGGACGGGCCGGGCCAGGCTCGGCAAAGCCACCTTCCACAAGGCGGTTTTCACCGACTCGGCAGACTTCTCACGTGTGGACTTCACCGGCAGAGCCGTCTTCGCCGACGCGGAGTTCCACAATAGGTGCGACTTCACGAACGCCGTCTTCGGGAAGGCAGCCCGGTTCACCAGCGTCGAGTTCAGGAGAACGCAAGACGATTCGGCGACGTTCCGCCGTACGGTGTTCAACGAGACCGTCGACTTCCGTGAGGCAAGTTTCGCCGCGCAGGCCGAGTTCGACCAGGCCGTCTTCGAACGAGAGGCTCTCTTCCAATCCTCCAAGTTTGAGACTGTGGGCCACTTCAGCCGGTGCTTGTTCAAGGGAGTCGCCGAGTTCCGCAACACGGTCTTCGAGAAGGCGGTCTTCGCGGGATCCTCCTTTGAAGCGGCGAGGGAACTGGGCCCGATCGTCGGCACCCAGGAACTGAACCTGGTGGAAGCCCGATTCCACACCGCCGTGACCATCAAAGCCGCAGTGCCCCAACTGCGCTGCGAGCGCACCATCTGGGACTCGTCCGCGTCGCTGCTTCTGAGGTACGCGACCGTGCATCTTGAAGAAGCGAGCCTGGTCAGCCCATTCGCTATCACGCATGCTCCGGTACCCTGGGGAGGTACGAATCCCGCGGAGGCCGCCCTTATTGCGGCTCATCCCACGGACAGCGAGTATCCGAAGATAGCCTCGTTGCGCGGCGTCGACGCCACGCATGTCGTGCTGACCGACACCGACCTGACCTCATGCCGGTTCATGGGAGCCTTCCACCTAGACCAGCTTCAACTACGGGGCCGGACCAGATTTGCCCAGCCTCCGACGGGCTGGAGATTCAGTTGGCGCCGCGGACCTTACCGGTGGACCAGACGCCGCACGCTCGCGGAGGAACAGTACTGGCGCAGACTGAACTGGCCGGAGTGGCCACCCCACGTTCCTCCCTCCGCAGTCCAGAACCAACCCGGAACGGAAGATGTCGCCGGGCTCTACAGGCAACTGCGCAAGGGCCTGGAGGACGCGAAGGACGAGCCGGGCGCCGCGGACTTCTACTACGGCGAGATGGAGATGCGCCGTCACGACGTCGTGGACACCAATGGCTGGGTACGCTGGCTGCTCTGGCTGTACTGGGCGGTGTCCGGATACGGACTTCGCCCCTCCCGCGCGATTGCCTTCCTGCTGACTCTGATGTCAGCGAGCGTGCTCGCACTTGCGCTCTGGGGTCTTCCCGACGATTCGCCGAAGGCGAAGACGACAGGCACTCTGCCGGTTGCCGGACAGCAGCTCCAGCTGACCACCGACACGCCCGATCCACGACTGAGCTTGCCCTACTCCCAGCGTGTCACCGGGGACCGGATCGGCAAGGCCGCTCCGATCGTCTTCAACTCCGTGGTCTTCCGCTCCTCGGGGCAGAGCCTCACGGCTCTGGGTTCCTGGATCGAGATGACCACCCGCCTCGTGGAACCCGCTCTCCTTGGTCTCACCGTTCTGGCCGCCCGCGGCCGCGTCAAGCGATGA
- a CDS encoding ParB/RepB/Spo0J family partition protein: protein MQRVLKMSQVHRNPRQPREYFDRDALNELAKSIDKYGLMQAIEVRPDNELGGYEIVSGERRWRAHQILGKTKIRANVISESSEIQRFKRSMSENVNRADMTPFEEARGFQRILDEEEGATIKSVADDFGKTVTYVKLRLALLDLREEVAKHVEAGEIGTQAAVQIAALSHAHQGALLAKFARGEFASDNEIVHFAFAMRQQQDQAVLMIVEEMTDEERRERASAQKKTRSTLDKIEQVRVLLDEIARTEPIKLAEMLDGQVGARLEQLDRVAESLTRARFQVKQAKAHAEARQLVTVNPDAVHDGQQNTAREPATA from the coding sequence GTGCAGCGCGTCCTCAAGATGTCCCAGGTCCACCGCAATCCGCGCCAGCCGCGTGAGTACTTCGACCGGGACGCGCTCAACGAACTGGCCAAGTCGATCGACAAGTACGGCCTCATGCAAGCCATCGAGGTCCGCCCCGACAACGAACTCGGCGGCTACGAGATCGTCTCCGGTGAACGCCGCTGGCGCGCTCACCAGATCCTCGGCAAGACCAAGATCCGCGCCAACGTCATCTCCGAGAGCAGCGAGATCCAGCGGTTCAAGCGATCCATGTCCGAGAACGTCAACCGCGCCGACATGACCCCCTTCGAGGAGGCCCGCGGGTTCCAGCGCATCCTCGACGAAGAGGAAGGCGCCACCATCAAGTCCGTCGCGGATGACTTTGGCAAGACGGTCACCTACGTCAAGCTGCGCCTGGCTCTGCTGGACCTGCGTGAAGAGGTCGCCAAGCACGTCGAGGCCGGTGAGATCGGCACCCAGGCAGCCGTTCAGATCGCCGCCCTGTCGCACGCCCACCAGGGCGCGCTGCTTGCCAAGTTCGCACGTGGAGAGTTCGCTTCGGACAACGAGATCGTGCACTTCGCCTTCGCGATGAGGCAGCAGCAGGATCAGGCCGTCCTCATGATCGTCGAGGAGATGACGGACGAGGAGCGCCGCGAGCGCGCCTCGGCGCAGAAGAAGACTCGCAGCACGCTCGACAAGATCGAGCAGGTGCGGGTACTCCTTGACGAGATCGCACGCACCGAACCGATCAAGCTCGCCGAGATGCTCGACGGGCAGGTAGGGGCGCGCCTGGAGCAGCTCGACCGGGTCGCAGAGTCCTTGACCAGGGCCCGGTTCCAGGTCAAGCAGGCCAAGGCGCACGCCGAAGCTCGGCAGTTGGTGACGGTCAACCCCGATGCCGTCCACGACGGTCAGCAGAACACGGCACGCGAGCCTGCCACTGCCTGA
- a CDS encoding VRR-NUC domain-containing protein: MTEEQFRRHVRKIAALRGWTLAYHTHNSQRSDAGWPDEVYGHPKTRRTIFAEFKSNTGRIRPEQRDWLRHLAACGFETAMWRPKDLDLIVTVLAPNGPRAQLPERF; this comes from the coding sequence GTGACCGAGGAGCAGTTCCGCCGCCACGTCCGCAAGATCGCCGCACTTCGCGGCTGGACTCTCGCCTACCACACGCACAACTCGCAGCGCAGCGACGCCGGCTGGCCCGACGAGGTGTACGGGCACCCGAAGACCAGACGGACGATCTTCGCCGAGTTCAAGTCCAACACCGGTCGGATACGCCCCGAGCAACGCGACTGGCTCCGTCACCTGGCGGCCTGCGGCTTCGAAACCGCCATGTGGCGGCCAAAGGACCTCGACCTCATCGTCACCGTTCTCGCTCCCAACGGGCCCAGAGCCCAACTCCCCGAACGCTTCTGA
- a CDS encoding poly-gamma-glutamate hydrolase family protein: MTTGSIHNANPTAHDTYSNFADLAAHEDEGLHWTRECRRVPGSDLAHIAIHGGHIEAGTTEAALACAGSADNYYSFKGIKTGANRTLHVTSTHFDEPQCVDLQSGMARTVSWHGFSGGDKITEVGGLDHDFSYWITVSLQHAGFPVAEAAPERAGSSPLNICNRNLAGRGVQLELSRAQRAAFFMNNDMSGGNRNNVTAEFHRYIEAIQAAYRRLRA, encoded by the coding sequence GTGACAACCGGCTCCATACACAACGCCAACCCGACCGCACACGACACGTACAGCAACTTCGCTGACCTTGCCGCCCATGAGGACGAGGGCCTGCACTGGACGCGCGAATGCCGCCGCGTCCCCGGCTCCGATCTCGCGCACATCGCGATTCACGGCGGCCACATTGAGGCCGGCACGACAGAAGCGGCGCTCGCTTGTGCGGGCAGTGCGGACAACTACTACTCGTTCAAGGGCATCAAGACGGGCGCCAACCGAACGTTGCACGTCACCTCGACCCACTTCGATGAACCTCAGTGCGTCGACCTGCAAAGCGGCATGGCGCGGACGGTCTCCTGGCACGGGTTCAGCGGCGGCGACAAGATCACCGAAGTCGGCGGCCTCGACCACGACTTCTCCTACTGGATCACTGTGTCCCTGCAGCACGCCGGCTTCCCGGTCGCCGAAGCGGCGCCGGAGAGGGCCGGGAGCAGCCCCCTGAACATCTGCAACCGCAACCTCGCCGGGCGCGGCGTCCAACTGGAACTCTCCAGGGCTCAGCGAGCCGCGTTCTTCATGAACAACGACATGAGCGGTGGCAACCGGAACAACGTCACCGCGGAGTTCCACCGCTACATCGAGGCCATCCAGGCCGCCTACCGACGGCTTCGGGCGTGA
- a CDS encoding proline dehydrogenase encodes MDAGLAALLGAAVGSATTLGAAIVSGRVQARAQHDQWRRQHRRDAYASYLSALHDRDIATDAIFDALRSDAPDLPDVDEKIRRFIALAREVHRAAEVVILEGPAALVEVAERVTHASSDLSQIMRRMAEDAHAGDTTRKAEDTALADERERILYQAVKDFRVAARSVIGNTD; translated from the coding sequence ATGGACGCAGGACTTGCCGCGCTGCTCGGTGCCGCTGTCGGCTCTGCCACCACTCTTGGTGCCGCGATCGTGAGCGGCCGGGTACAGGCACGGGCACAACATGATCAGTGGCGCCGTCAGCACCGCCGGGACGCATACGCCAGCTACCTCAGCGCGCTCCACGACCGCGACATTGCCACGGACGCCATCTTCGACGCGCTGCGTTCCGACGCCCCCGACCTGCCCGACGTCGACGAGAAGATACGCCGCTTCATCGCCCTGGCCCGGGAGGTGCACCGCGCTGCCGAAGTCGTCATCCTCGAAGGACCGGCTGCCCTCGTGGAAGTCGCCGAGCGAGTCACCCACGCCTCCAGCGACCTCTCCCAAATCATGCGGCGGATGGCCGAGGACGCGCACGCCGGAGACACCACCCGCAAAGCCGAGGACACCGCCCTTGCTGATGAACGAGAACGAATCCTCTACCAAGCGGTCAAGGACTTCCGCGTCGCAGCCCGCAGTGTCATCGGCAACACGGACTGA
- a CDS encoding DUF6417 family protein, with amino-acid sequence MGRTKDHQYVLLEALRTAHRASPHGWVTGTLGLSRHSVEQLVATGLAEWADPSERAELSAYAGRPVVWAARPSSEGLDILLYTEARTRPPSQQPPSPESEPGRKEVGLLPSEMTMLRLYLSLGGSLQHPPATGLDEAVRAAQFRKETNRWLLHVTEAQIASIAYAFYLEGHRGHVTAANRFSRNYGITYRPGTGTPASTEPATAKSAVGMR; translated from the coding sequence ATGGGACGCACCAAGGACCATCAGTACGTACTCCTGGAGGCGCTCCGCACAGCGCATCGCGCTTCGCCTCACGGGTGGGTGACCGGGACGCTGGGGCTGAGCCGCCACAGCGTCGAGCAGCTCGTGGCCACCGGTCTGGCCGAGTGGGCGGACCCCAGTGAGCGGGCCGAGTTGTCCGCATACGCAGGGAGGCCCGTCGTCTGGGCAGCCCGGCCAAGCAGCGAAGGCCTCGACATCCTGCTGTATACCGAGGCACGGACGCGTCCACCGTCACAGCAGCCACCCTCGCCAGAATCCGAGCCCGGTCGCAAGGAAGTCGGCCTACTTCCTTCCGAGATGACGATGTTGCGTCTCTACCTTTCGCTCGGCGGCAGCCTTCAGCATCCCCCAGCCACAGGGCTCGACGAGGCCGTCCGTGCGGCCCAATTCCGGAAGGAGACCAATCGCTGGCTCCTACACGTAACCGAAGCGCAGATTGCCTCCATCGCGTACGCCTTCTACCTGGAGGGGCACAGAGGCCACGTCACTGCGGCCAACCGCTTCAGCCGCAACTACGGCATCACCTACCGCCCAGGCACGGGCACACCCGCCTCCACCGAACCCGCAACGGCAAAGTCGGCAGTGGGGATGCGCTAA
- a CDS encoding ParB/RepB/Spo0J family partition protein: protein MSTAATRIPASLANLAVPIGELNLYHRNPRTGDLDAICESLSVNGQYRPIVVNRGTMTGRPNEILAGNHTFKAAQQLGWTDIAVTWLDVDDDAAAKIVIVDNRTSDLAGYDSVLLADILTELPDLQGTGYDQDQLDQLLDETALPAPIELPTDGADTGAAATVDYLQWGYLQWSSTRVRITQAEVELLDALYKEFVGEHDSDMGFGWHVLNDEHRAEGGAAA, encoded by the coding sequence GTGTCCACTGCCGCAACCCGCATCCCCGCCTCCCTCGCGAATCTGGCCGTACCGATCGGCGAGCTCAACCTGTACCACCGCAACCCGCGGACGGGTGATCTCGACGCCATCTGCGAATCCCTGTCCGTCAACGGGCAGTACCGGCCGATTGTCGTCAATCGCGGCACCATGACCGGCCGCCCGAACGAGATCCTCGCCGGCAACCACACGTTCAAGGCCGCCCAGCAGCTCGGCTGGACTGACATCGCTGTCACGTGGCTCGACGTCGACGACGACGCAGCGGCCAAGATCGTCATCGTCGACAACCGCACCAGCGACCTGGCTGGCTACGACAGCGTGCTCCTCGCGGACATCCTCACCGAGCTCCCCGACCTTCAGGGCACCGGCTACGACCAGGACCAGCTCGACCAACTCCTCGACGAGACCGCCCTGCCCGCGCCCATCGAGTTGCCCACTGATGGCGCTGACACGGGTGCCGCGGCGACGGTGGACTACCTCCAGTGGGGCTACTTGCAGTGGTCCTCCACCCGCGTGCGGATCACGCAGGCTGAGGTCGAACTGCTCGACGCGTTGTACAAGGAGTTCGTCGGCGAGCATGACTCCGACATGGGCTTCGGCTGGCACGTCCTCAACGACGAGCATCGTGCCGAAGGAGGGGCTGCGGCGTGA
- a CDS encoding ParB N-terminal domain-containing protein, whose translation MSLDVRFDPAYPLSKLRPADYNPRRLSEESFTRLQASLRRHGVVKPVILNADGTLVAGHQRTKGLKAIGQTTTPAMILPQKVRLQDEIKFNLLHNRVETESSVVYAEPGPIGQWCWIPWQTIQVEESKNLPFQQAIGFMTAAHGPWGSVVIDDQGRIVLNAEYAAVAKSQRFDVLAWTVASFDAGQLVEDLTGEYGVYDWSGLEEQAPVWNQHIVQPNRLREHSSKAKADKVRYKSEVWERLVLPWLTTSHRVVDFGAGHGDYARHLRSKGYKIHDYEPYRTLKGKYAVDIRAVVGQLRSIERELRQNGLYEVVVLDSVINATTSLDYQHWVLVTVNALCAADGRVCIGTRNLERELAYENSEHSISRDSTRLSFLDSENVDMRFVRGKWQRIRYHTPESLRGLLSRYFKEVEISDTSRATVKAVCGRPLALPTEEYERAFSEEFNMPYPNGFRHNKHEDISEILIELIKEKNSHLEE comes from the coding sequence GTGAGCCTAGACGTCCGCTTCGACCCCGCGTACCCGCTGAGCAAGCTCAGGCCTGCGGACTACAACCCGCGACGGCTGTCGGAAGAGTCCTTCACCCGGCTCCAGGCGTCGCTGCGCCGCCACGGTGTGGTCAAGCCGGTCATCCTGAATGCCGACGGCACCCTGGTCGCGGGCCACCAGAGGACCAAGGGCCTGAAGGCCATCGGGCAGACGACGACCCCGGCAATGATCCTTCCGCAGAAGGTCCGCCTTCAGGACGAGATCAAGTTCAACCTCCTCCACAACCGAGTCGAAACCGAATCGTCCGTCGTGTACGCGGAACCCGGGCCCATCGGCCAGTGGTGCTGGATCCCGTGGCAGACCATCCAGGTCGAGGAGTCCAAGAACCTTCCCTTCCAGCAGGCGATCGGCTTCATGACCGCCGCGCACGGCCCCTGGGGCTCCGTGGTGATCGACGACCAGGGCCGCATCGTGCTGAACGCCGAGTACGCGGCTGTCGCCAAGTCCCAACGCTTCGACGTCCTCGCCTGGACCGTCGCCTCCTTCGACGCCGGCCAACTCGTGGAGGATCTCACCGGCGAGTACGGCGTGTACGACTGGTCCGGTCTCGAAGAGCAGGCGCCAGTGTGGAATCAGCACATCGTCCAGCCCAACCGTCTGCGCGAGCACTCCTCGAAGGCGAAAGCGGACAAGGTCCGCTACAAATCCGAGGTCTGGGAGCGCCTCGTGCTGCCTTGGCTGACCACGTCCCACCGAGTGGTGGACTTCGGCGCCGGCCACGGTGACTACGCCCGGCACCTGCGCTCCAAGGGCTACAAGATCCACGATTACGAGCCGTACCGCACCCTGAAGGGGAAGTACGCCGTGGACATCCGCGCAGTCGTCGGCCAACTCCGCTCCATCGAGCGGGAACTGCGCCAGAACGGCCTGTATGAGGTCGTGGTTCTCGACTCCGTCATCAACGCCACGACCAGCCTCGACTACCAGCACTGGGTGTTGGTCACCGTGAACGCGCTGTGCGCAGCGGACGGGCGTGTGTGCATCGGTACCCGGAATCTGGAGCGCGAGTTGGCGTACGAGAACTCCGAGCACTCCATCAGCCGTGACTCCACACGCCTGTCGTTCCTCGACAGCGAGAACGTGGACATGCGGTTCGTGCGCGGCAAGTGGCAGAGGATCCGCTACCACACGCCGGAGTCCCTCCGCGGTCTGCTGTCACGCTACTTCAAGGAGGTGGAGATCAGCGACACCTCGCGGGCCACGGTCAAGGCCGTGTGTGGGCGCCCCTTGGCGTTGCCCACTGAGGAATACGAAAGGGCTTTCTCGGAGGAATTCAACATGCCCTACCCTAACGGTTTCCGGCACAACAAGCACGAGGATATCTCCGAAATCCTGATAGAATTGATCAAGGAGAAGAACTCACATCTAGAGGAGTAA